A region of the Roseobacter denitrificans OCh 114 genome:
CGGCTGCTGGCTCGATGCCGTATTCGTCTTTGAGGATTGTCTTCAGTTCTTGTGCTTCCAGCAGAGTGAGACCAACGATCTCTTCCGCCAATTTTTTCAGATCAGCCATGTTTTAGCTCTTTCCGTTAACGATATGTGTTTTCCAACGCCGAGTGTTCAACCCAACGCCAATATGACGATTGCTTAAGCGGCCGCCTTGTCCTCAACAGTGGACAAGATGGATGCGATATTGCTCGCAGGTGCGCCAATGGCCCCGGCGATGTTCGAAGCAGGTGCGCCCAGCATGCCCGCGATAGTAGCAATAAGCTCCTCGCGCGAAGGCATTTTGGACACGGCTTCCACACCGGCGGCGTCCAACGCGTTCTCACCCATTGCGCCGCCGAGAATCACAAACTTTTGATTCTCCTTGGCATAGTCCTGAGCAACCTTGGCCGCAGCCACGGGATCCTCAGAAAAGGTCAGAACGGTCATACCCGTCAGAAGGTCAGCGATGCTTGCGCATGGCTTGCCCTCAAGGGCGATCTTGGCGAGCCTGTTTTTGGCAACACGCACAGACCCACCCGCGTCGCGTGCGCGCGCGCGAAGGTCCTGCATTTCAGCAACTGTCAGACCGGCGTAGTGGCTTACCACAACGACACCAGAGCTTTCAAAGATCTGGCCGAGTTCGTCGACCAACTGTTCTTTTTGTGCTCTATCCACAGTTTCACTCCAATTGTGGTCGGGTTCCCCCGACCGGCTCAGTTTAGAGAAGCGATCTTCTGCCCCTCGTTTCGGGTCCAATTCAGGGTCCCGAGCCATGACCGCCCGAAGGCTTGAATGATCTCGTTTCCCATCTCAGGAAGGAATTATGCGAGGTGACCCCCGAACCCTCCGTCTCGGACAGAAAGCAAGGCCAACGTGTCGGCCTTGCCTACTTGACGGGTTGCCCCGCCAAATTCTTATTCGACGTTCGCGTCCTCGATCGCGACCGACACGCCCGGGCCCATGGTCGAACTCAGCGCGATCTTTTTCATATAGGCGCCTTTGGCGCCGGTCGGCTTGGCCTTGGACACCGCTCCAACGAAGGCGCGGATGTTCTCCACCAGCTTGGCCTCGTCAAAGCTCAGTTTGCCAACGCCGGCATGCACGACGCCGCCTTTCTCGGCCTTGAACTGAACTTCGCCGCCTTTCGCCGCTTTCACTGCGGCTTCGACGTCCATCGTCA
Encoded here:
- the rplJ gene encoding 50S ribosomal protein L10, which produces MDRAQKEQLVDELGQIFESSGVVVVSHYAGLTVAEMQDLRARARDAGGSVRVAKNRLAKIALEGKPCASIADLLTGMTVLTFSEDPVAAAKVAQDYAKENQKFVILGGAMGENALDAAGVEAVSKMPSREELIATIAGMLGAPASNIAGAIGAPASNIASILSTVEDKAAA